One Thermodesulfatator atlanticus DSM 21156 DNA window includes the following coding sequences:
- a CDS encoding methionine adenosyltransferase: protein MLVVEPLSDKSVTEAGLEVVERKGLGHPDTICDALAEEFSRALCRFYLEKFGFILHHNVDKGLLFAGSAEPEFGGGKILEPFELYFVGRATLAYKDVSVPVKDLAHEIIDSWFNQHFHVLHPQQHVKTKVLVRPGSLELVELFRKFQKTGVPLANDTSVGVGYAPLSPLEKLVLHVEKFLNAPSFREKYPAVGQDIKVMGVREDSHFKLTIACATIGRYLKNLDDYLSLKRNLLQELKTKFSQDYPSLEIHVNTADDIEKGDIYLTVTGTSAEAGDDGEVGRGNRVNGLITPFRPMSLEAAAGKNPVSHVGKIYNLLTNEIAETLVSEIPEIKEAYVTLVSRIGSPITEPQTLSLKIKTEGDFEKISSNAKEIAYEELQKAPKIWQKIISGELACY, encoded by the coding sequence ATGTTAGTAGTAGAGCCTTTATCAGACAAATCTGTTACGGAAGCCGGTTTAGAAGTCGTAGAACGCAAAGGCCTTGGGCACCCTGATACCATATGTGACGCTCTGGCAGAAGAGTTCTCGCGTGCGCTTTGTCGCTTTTATCTCGAAAAATTCGGCTTCATCCTTCATCACAACGTGGACAAAGGCCTTCTTTTTGCGGGAAGTGCCGAACCGGAATTTGGCGGTGGAAAAATCCTTGAACCTTTTGAACTTTATTTCGTGGGGCGTGCAACTTTAGCATATAAAGATGTTTCGGTTCCAGTAAAAGACCTGGCCCATGAAATAATAGATTCCTGGTTCAACCAACATTTTCACGTACTCCATCCACAACAGCACGTAAAAACCAAGGTTTTAGTAAGACCTGGTTCCCTTGAACTGGTAGAACTTTTTCGTAAGTTCCAAAAAACAGGCGTTCCGCTGGCCAATGATACCTCTGTTGGGGTAGGCTACGCCCCTTTAAGCCCTCTGGAAAAACTCGTACTTCACGTTGAGAAGTTTTTAAACGCGCCTTCTTTTCGTGAAAAATATCCTGCCGTTGGACAAGACATAAAAGTCATGGGCGTGCGCGAAGACTCACATTTTAAACTGACGATAGCCTGTGCTACTATCGGCCGCTATTTGAAAAACCTGGATGATTATCTTTCCTTAAAAAGAAACCTCTTACAGGAGCTAAAAACCAAGTTTTCGCAAGACTATCCCTCTCTTGAAATTCACGTAAACACGGCTGATGATATTGAAAAAGGAGATATTTACCTTACCGTCACAGGGACCTCAGCAGAAGCAGGAGATGATGGTGAAGTTGGCCGAGGAAACCGTGTAAATGGTCTTATTACCCCCTTCAGACCCATGAGCCTTGAAGCTGCGGCAGGCAAAAACCCTGTAAGCCACGTTGGGAAAATTTATAATCTCCTGACAAACGAGATAGCAGAAACTCTTGTCTCTGAGATACCAGAAATCAAAGAAGCTTACGTTACTTTAGTAAGCCGCATAGGAAGCCCTATTACTGAGCCTCAAACGCTTTCTTTGAAAATAAAAACCGAAGGTGACTTTGAAAAGATTTCCTCTAACGCCAAAGAAATTGCCTACGAAGAGCTCCAAAAAGCCCCAAAAATTTGGCAAAAAATAATCTCAGGAGAACTTGCTTGTTATTGA